The following is a genomic window from Nymphaea colorata isolate Beijing-Zhang1983 chromosome 3, ASM883128v2, whole genome shotgun sequence.
AAACTGCTCGACTTCCAAAAAGTTTGACACCGAGAATCCGCCCGCTttcttgaaaaagttgaaaCCTTGGAGTTTTATGGGGCCAGGTGTTTGCTTCTAGACAAGTTCTTTCATCTGggtttagttttttcttttaaaggcTCTTCATTCAACTTGTCAAAGAATCATGAAGGACGTTGTTTCAAATTTCGCCGCTTAAGTTATTTATATATGCGCCGACCAAGGTTTTTGATACTTTTGTCTCCATAGGATTGAGAAAATAAAGCTTCTTGTCAAGGGAAATTTGGGCTTGTCTTTTTTTCCCAACTAATATTTATGGTGCTTGGCAGCTTGCTTCTCGTTCAAgcatttttttgataaaaacatGTGGTACTGATGATCACCActactttcttcctttctttcttttatgacTTCTCGTACAAAAGACTGTAGACAGCTCGGATCACTTGTCAATCAATAGAAAGGTTCAACAAGTCGAACAGAACCTAAACGGGTCGAATATATCTGAATGCCGGTTCAATTCTAAATCCGTTTAGTAAAGCAATTTAGGTCCAACTACTCTCAAAGGGATTGGCGCAATAGTTTGAGGTAAGGGTTGGTAAGCggtcggtttttttttttttcgagtgttAGAAGTGTCAACCGAGAGTCACGATGAAGCCATATACCTTAGCGGGCCAAGGGGTAAGCTTAGTACCAGATTTCGAGACGCAATGGCCAACTGATCAAATTGCATATAAATGTTGTTGTGCGTATGCTTGTCGTAGCCAAGTTTACTTCTAAACAGTAGAGTCAAAATGCACACTCAATTACATAGAATCTGATTAAGTCAACTTCAACAAAGGCTGGATCAGACCACATGGAAGCGTCTACCATCCCTAATCGTACCTTACTGCCATAGATTCGTCCATAAGGTTTAATCGTTTAAGAACTCATATATGGTTTATTGGTTTTATAATTATTATCATTCGAAAAGCATTTGCGGTTGCCTATAAAAAAAGATCCAAACTCATCTAGTACGGATAACTTGTGTTAGTAAGTTGTCAACACCGAGCTAAACCATGCGTTCACAAAAAAGTAACGTCACTGCCTTCTGTTGCTTTGTACCCAGTACACGTTCGACCAAATGCTGCTTTCCATGCAGTCTAGACAATATAAAGGAACTCCAACCCACACAAAGAACCATATTTCAAAAGTTCAATAAGGAAAAAAGGTATCCAGGAGACGGGCTCAAACCAAAAGCAGTGGAAGCGGTGAACATTAATCAGTTGATCATTGAGGCACATTTGCATCGAATGAAGGAGGTACCGCCACAGACTATGCTTGGAGTTGCTGCTTGGACCACCATCCAGGCCAGGCCAGATTGTGGAAATTAGAGAGCAGGAGAGGGATCCGTCTGTGGGCAGTGACAGGGATTCCTTgggaagagggagggaggaatcTAAGCCACTCATGCCGCTTCCAAGTTGTCGTCTTCAAAAAGCAGCACAGGATAGGAGTGGCAGGGATGGTGAAGATGGCGGAAGGCCAAATCATCTTTGCGAATGTTAGATGGGTGGATGTGGGAGAGCAAAACATTGGGAACAGAATGCTCCAGGGCCGTCCTTCAGCAGTCAAACAGGTGCTACTAGAGGCCAGCATGTTTAAGCGAACTATTCTTGTCTCCAATCATGCCAAATAGAGGGGGAAAATCAAAGATGCATTGGAGCAGGCCTCTAACCAGAGCTTTTTCAAAGGGTCTGTGACGAAAGCGATAGTGCAGATTACCATCAGCAACAAGTAATCTGACGAAGACATTGGACAGAATCGTAGTTTCGGATCAGCAAGTTACACATACTACCTGCCGTACAAGGAAGGAATGGAATTTGGGATCCATTCAATAGTCGTAGCCACTGTTGATTAGATCCCTAGTCTTATTATTGGGATGCCCTTTTTGTCTTGTACgtactattttgtttttttaataaattgatGGGTGACCTCTTACCTGAAAAAGGTGCCGCTACCTTGAGACACCCAATGGTGAATGGACACCAGCTTTCCGTGGCATCATCAAAAGCGCAGGGAAATATCTGAAATCTCCAGCAACTACAATAACACAGCGGTTCGTGTGGACTGGACAATCCCAGGGCCATGATTCTACAGACGCTGCTGGCTCACTAGCCCTTTATACCATCCAAcgcaaataataaaaattataaaccATCATTACACACAACGTGATTTTCAACGTCAACGAACTTGAAAAGGTTGGAATAGACACGCGCCGTATCATTGACAGTACTTAGAACCGGCTGAGACAATCAGTTTGAACGTCCTAAACACGCCTTCAGTGTCAGGCAACACTCAATTTAAGCGTTCCACATGTTTAGGTTTATTCGGCAGAATGAGAAAGACTTCCAAGCCTTTTTACCAACTCCGTCGGCTCGTCCTTTGAGAACGTTTCAGATTCGAGCTGGAGAGAATCAACGACAAGCAATAAGGCAAAAATAGAAGGGCAAACACAAAAACCCTGAAATCTCAAGCTCAAGAAACGTCCACAGCACAATAACAATTAAGTAATCCaaatcacaaaaagaaaaaaaccaaattcaaaaacGTCCTAACTCGCTAACAAATGTCTGCTTAAAGCAGCATCCCAAGTCCGAAAACTATCAAATGTTCATCACAGCAAGAGAGCAACACCGCCATTAAAGAGACAAGCCCCGGCCACCAGAGAGGATCAGGAAACAAGGGAGTCGTTCAAGGACAACCCAGCCAACTGATCAGATGGAGGATTTCCctgctgttgctgttgctgctgctgagcaACACTCCTCAGGACTTCCATTGCCTCAGCAACTTTGGATCTCAGTGCATCAGGAGATTCCAGCAAGTGTAACACCTCAGTCTGGTCCATCTCAAGGAGCATACCCGTCACTTTGGCAGCATGATCACGTTCCAGCTGCTCCACAAGCGGGTAGAGGCTTTCGCCCAGCATCTGCAAATCATCCAGACACTTGAACCAAAAATGGAACCCCTACCAAAGCAGGTGCTCTGGAAGCGCACAGCCGCATAAACCAACTTTTTGTTCAAAACTCAAACTAGACACAACTCAACAGCCATACGGAAAGAGAATGAGCAATCAATCATACCGTCCGTTGCTGCTCAGGTGAAGCGTTTGCAAGTGCAGAAGCCAACGCAGAAATAGGGATAGGCTGTGGGATGCCAGACTCCCGCAACGGCATACCACCCATGTCATATGGAACAGAGAGCATGCCAGGCATGGGAACCTCCTGCATGTTCCGCCCAGGAGGATAACGGTACACTCTTCCTCTCGGCAGCATCTGTGAGAACGATAgtcaacaaaaacaaatagaaagTCTTATGTTGATTTCAAAGGAATTCCTTGAGACAAGGAAGATCTATTTCATTCACTAcatgagaaaataaaacaagtttgAAAATCATCTACACCTAGACTTTCCAGACTTGCACAACAAggtatgtgcgtgtgtgtgcacATACACGGAGGAAATTCTTTATTCCTACTGTACTGAAAACGCCAAGAAGTTCATGCACAATTGTCATGGACCATCATACCTGCTGCTGAATCAATGGCATTGGCTGCTGTGTTTGCTGCATAGGTGCTCCGCCACCACGTCTACCACCTGGCCGCTGTCCTGGCTGCCCTTGTTGTACCAATGGAACAAAAAAGTTCGGCATTGGTGCTCCACCAGGCCTCATACCAGGAACCAGTTGTTGCTGGTAGCCAAACCCAGGCTGCCAAAGCCATAAAAAGAGGTCACAACTATGATTAATAACCAAACATGCAAATAGCTCAGCAGCTGCCCAACTTAACATCAAGTCCAGACTCATTAAAACCCAAAACATATACCACACGATACTCTTTAGCaagcaacatctctctctctctctccaccacCAACCCCACCCCCCAAAGCAAAGACCCTACTAAACTCCTGATGAACAACAATGCAACCAGATCCAGCTAAATGTTTATGTTACAGAAACTTTtacgaaagaaagaaaacatgcaaaaaaacgCAACCACATCCAGTTAAATGTTTATGTTACAGACTTTTCCATAAGAAACTCCCCATGCAAATAAACATCACCTGGAAAGAGTTCAGGcatactttcaagtttctagtGACGTCCTGGCATTTCTTGGTTCGACTTTTTTAATCTTAACCACTTCAAAAATACTTCACCTCAGTTACAAGTAACTCCGGAAATTATGAaaacaattatttttaatttatgaaaatttgagcAAAAACTTTTTTCAGCGTGCATTCTTTCTTGTGCCTCTCTTTATCttaaaaattttctaatttcttcacttgtttgaagaaaatgaacgaCCTATCATGCCATAacctttttatttcattacaCATTTCTAGTTTTCAAGGAACGCTATTCTGTGTTGTATACTCTGACTGTTAAAAGTGTCATACAAGTCAGGTGTTGTATTGTCTTTGATTGTATTAAAGGATAAAACTTAAAAGCCTAGTTGTCAGTAGTTCTTACAGTATTCTGGTTATCAAATCACATGTTGTGTTGTCTTTGACTGTATTAAAAGGCACACACAGTTGTTATTACAGTTTTCTGGTTATCAGATTTATGCACTCCCAGTATTAAATAAAGATCTCTACGTTAttgtatttataattttatattatacatTCTAACTTTCTAGCCAATGAAGCTAACACTTTGATGCGCCACAAACCATAATACCAACGCCTCACCTGAGTTATACCTCTAAGAACATAGCACGCAACTACCTCCGTAACACTGGATACCAAAATTAATACAATTGAGAAGGCAGACTACTTTGGCAGCAACACCCATTTGCTGCCTGTCTCTTTCCAAGACCAATAGAACAAAAATTTTAGTAGTATAAATATTTCAAGCATTTCAACCGTACAAGTACCTATAATCCTCCCTCAAGAAACATGTGCGCACACACAGGATACTCCAGAATGCATGAAAAACAAAGCACATAAATGCAAACTTCAAGAGAAAATCCAAAGCACACCAAAAGTGGTCATAGTATGTCCCATCCCAtgcaaatcaagaaaaaaatcccAATCATTATTTACCAAAAGTACTCGAATTACCTGTGGCGGAATAATGGCAGGAGGCCCCTGTCCATAGAATATTTGTTGCCCTAGACCCGGACCGCCAGGAGGATAGATTGGCACACGTGGGTTCACTGATGGCGTCAAGGCAACAGGCCTCATTTGTGCAAACTGCGCCTaaacaaaatcattcattcataaCCAGTCTATAACCCCAAGCATGCAGTCAACATTCAATAtaatataatgaacataaaatggGAAATTATTACAAAAATAGCCCACAATAAGATCTATCAAAAATTCAAGTTTCTCTTCCCATGAAATTTAATTGGAGAAGAGCCAGaaaacacatattttttttggcaaCAATACAGTGAATTTGAGAAATTGACAAGTTTCATCGGACATGGAAAACCTAAGTCATAAACAAAGAAGAGTgccaaaaaaatcatgaaaaaagatTTATAGCCCAAGATACTTAAATAATGCCAAACAATAGCAGTAGAACATGACAGCAACGAACAAAATAGCATGACCACCGAGGAATAATACATTATGAAAAAAAAGCCAACAATTCTGTTTGCATCTCCATCAAATAACAGAGGGGCGTGAAGGCAACCAAGACATACAACTTTACCAGAATGGTATAGGAAACACCAAAAGAACAATGAACATTCGTGTGGCCAACCTTATAAGTTTGATTGAACAATCGATTAGAAATTGAGAAATTATACAATCGAttagaaattgagaaaatgttCATGTGGCTGTTGGTTGCTTACATGCATAATGAACAGCCAACTGTACCAGGCACAAGTATTTCTAAAGCAAGTCCAAATAGGTGTCAGCTGTCAGCTCCTTATAATTCATTTCACAGATCTTTGCTGATCATTCactttttgaaaaatcagaaCTCATAAATACAAGACAAAACAGAAATAAGGTTATTGGCAACCTGAACGTTTACCTGCAGCCTTGCCCTCCTATCTTCCTTACGCTGTGCAAGAGCAACATAAAGAGGTTTGCTGACAACAATCTTGCCATTCATCTCCATCAGCTAAAGGATAAAATAATACATGTCACCAGCGTAAAAAATATTATACAAGGCAAGTTAACAAAACAAGCTTACGGCTCGAGATGCTTCCTCAGCAGTTGAGAATGCTACAAATCCAGACCCACGGCTGATTCCATTTGGATCCCTCATAACCTGTGAAGGAAGTTGCAGATGCAGAACTTAAAACAGTGCCTCAATGGTACCCCCCAGAGGATGAGAGAGGTTGATctagaagaaaacaaatatagAACAAACATTATTCAGAAAGATTTATCAGAGTGCAAATACCTTGCATGAAGTGATTGTACCAAACTCAGAGAACAATTCCCGAAGTTTCTCATCGCCTATACTATCATCAAGATTTTTCAGGTATAAATTTACACCCTGATATTTATCAGTTGCGTCCTTCATATTCTGTTCAAACCTACTTTTCAACTCTAGTTCTCGTTCAGCCTTTTTTTGAGCTTTTCCAACATACCACTCCTTCTCATCAAATTTCTTGCCATTAAGAGCCTCAACGGCTTTGGCAGCATCCTcagcattttcaaaatttacaaatccaaagcatttggatttTCCATCTGCATCCCTCATTACAACAACACTTGTGATGACCCCATATTCACCAAAAGTATTCTTCAAGTCATCTTCACTAGTTTTATCCGAGAGATTTTTCACATATACATTATTAAATTTAGTCTTGCTACTAGAATTTTCCCTCTCCTGCTTACGAACAAAGGGACCAACAAATACTTGCTTATCATTTAACAACATCCCATTCAGCTTATCTATCGCGGCTTGAGCTGCCTCTTCAGAATCAAACTGGACAAATCCATATCCTTTTGATTGACCAGATGCATCTGTTGCAACCTTGCAAGACAGAATATTCCCAAATACAGAGAATGTATCATACAGTGCTTTGTGATCAATCGCCTTATCCAAGTTCTGCGCAAATGTGAAGATCAAGTTCAATTAGCTTTAACAGGCATctaaaccaaaacaaaaagcCTCATGCCAGTTTATTATCCAAGAAAAATAAGGGAAAGGTACGAGTAAATACCTTAATAAATATGTTTGCAGCCCCACTCTTACGGATACTGGGATCCCTGTGCGAATACATAATACGGATAGATTTTCCATTCAAAGGAGTGAAGTTCAACACTTCCAATGCCCTGGCAGCTACaattgacaagaaaaaaaaaatgaaaataggtACGCAGCTTGAAAATGACATTAAAAACTTCCACAAGGTGTTTAATAACATGCCAAAACCACTTATTGGAGGCAATAAGTTTTTTGAGTGTTTGGGTTCCATGAAAATTGGGTTTGAGACCCGGTTTTGACAAAACATGCTCCCCTCCCTAAGGTTCTGAAACTAttaaaaacttggtttctaAAAGAGCAAGTTTGTACAGAAGTGGATTAgatgagggtgtcatccaaacacccacTTAAGAATCGCAACACTTGTCACAGGAAAAAATCACAACACAAAAACATATTACTGAACATCATGTACAAGTAGATACAGAGCAGACTTAGAGTATGCAAGCCTCATTTAAGGGATGTGATACATGCATCTCCAGTGTTAAAAACTTGGACAAATATCATTTGCCAATGTACTCTAGGTTGAAAAAAATTCCACTTGAGTTATTCATCTTGGTACTGCCAAATACCCAACTACCCAATGAACAAAAGCTTACTTTGTTGGAGTATTTTCTTGGATGCATTGCCATGAAACTTCCACTTATACCCTTCGGCTTGATAAATAGCCGAATAACCGAAAGAGAAAAACTCTTACCTTCGTGTAGGCATTCACACATAGACTTCATCAGTCAAACATTAAGCATGAGAAGATGGACATATTGACAttgaacaggaaaaaaaaaggtatataaCAATCAGATAGGATACTGGCAGAATCCCAAGGAATCTCGGACAAACATCATTGAAGTTAAGCACATCTACCATGAAATTTCTTTATACTAATTCCACCTTTAGCAACAAAACTTTAAGGCAGTGCATGCACACGTCTATGTAAACAAATCCCTCCCTTAAACTTTAAGTAATAGAAACTACAAAATCCTCAAACTAAAATACTATAACATCCTCTCTTGAATTATGATGAACGGTTTAGAACCAAAGGCAAGTAATAACAATCCTAGTAaccccaacaaaaaaattatggcaAAAAGAATAGCTGATACAACTATACAGTGGTTTGTAGTATCAAAATCCAAATAATCATGTCTCGGGTCAGTGAATCCAAATTATAAATATTCAGTTCAAAACTCTGATATGACACTAAGGTATGGGCACAgttgatgaaaattttccaaacaCGGAAAAAAACCAAACAATAAATCCAGTGAGAAACTTTGCATCAAATGGAACAGCTAGAGTCTTGCTCGAAAGAGAACACACATAGCAGATAAACTTCTCCAATTTCATATTAAGTTGGCACACCATAAGGCAACAATCAAGTCATCAAGTTAGTAGCCTCTGCTGTGTTAAATGACTAACAAGCATAATCATATCACCAGAAAACATGTGTAACCCTGATGCaacaaatttaaatatttaaatattaattaCAATTTACAACCGTCAAGCGAGTATGACATGAAGCCGCCATTAAAATTGGGGCCTGCCGATTTAGACtcacttttaagtttttaagaGTACACTTTAAAAATCACATCGTTAAAGGCGCGTTAGGAGAAGGCAGTTGATTAGACATTAGCTGCACGATGAACTCTTAAAAAAGTAATAACAAACAAACACcagaaatgcaaaaaagaaaaatctaaatAGACAAGAGACAAAGATACAAGAACAATAAACACCGTAGAGAAACAGAAACCACCGGCTTCCTAATTGCAACAACTATTGCGCCTTATCACGAAACAGAGATGTAAATGGAAGTTAATATCTTTTACACCTCCCCTGATAtctaagaaggaaaaaaaaaacagcaacaGCCAGAATGAATTACTTTTCACGAGCTACAAGCTATCTTTTGATTATACCAAATACAAGGAAACCCTTCTAAAAAATAGAATGGCAGTATAAACAAAAGAATCTTCTGAAAATGAAGAATACGGTAATTACTGAGAAATTTTCATCAAGATAGTCACAATAACAAGCAATGGACAAACATAACAAGGAAAGAACGAAAAGGGTTTGAGGAGTTAACCAATAATCAACGATACAAGGCCAAGAATGGATCAGAGATAATAGCACTCGCGCAGTACCCAATCAAAACCCTCTAGAGATAATGTACAAACCACAAAAATGATTGCAACGAATATCATATACCGGAGACGCTGGGGGAGGAACTTACCATCTTGGGTATTGCTGTAGTTGACATACGCATACCCAAGCGACTTGCGAGTGCTGAGATCGCGGCACACGCGAACCGACACGACCGGCCCTAACTGGCTGAACAGATCATAGAGCTGCGAGTCCGTGACGTTCGACTCCAGGTCGCCGACGTACAGAGACGTCGACATGAACGGATTAGACCCATTGCTCGCCGGCGCTGCTCCAGTAGCGACAGTCTGCCCGGTGGAGACGGCCTGTTGGGGTTGCAACTGAACCTGCGCCATGTCGATctccttcctccctcttcttcctcagcCTCTTTCTgtctatccttttttttttctttttttccttttttttttggcttttcccCTCTCACTCTTCTTATTTCAGAAACCCTAGAACATGAAACACGAAACCATAATAGTTTCTGAATGTGAACGACTCGATACctattcttctccttttttttttttccttttttttgcttccgGGGAGAAACGAAGGGATTGCACAACTGCAGACAGAAATTAGGGTTTTTTTGGGAATTTTTTTTGCAGGGACCGACTGAAAGACCAGAGGGACGTTACAGATCGGAGATCCGGAGGATGGTGGAGAGGGAACGAGAGATGGGGGATGCAGAGGAAGAAATGACGGGGGAAAATTGAGGGgaaaaaacggaaaaatttttTGGGGGAGGGCAGCCCGGACTGCACTGCACCGCACCGCCAAAGGGCGGAGGGGAATCGCTTTTatacctccctctctctcccctccgAGACTCGCTTCCCCGTCCTCCGAAAACCCTAATTTTCTCGACGGACCATCCCTTCGCGGCTCCGCCTCCGGTCAAACCTCGCCGGAGGTTGACCGAGCTAACCCCTTCTTCCGAACACGGCTGGGTCGGTCCGGTTGCCGGTTGGCGCAAGCTGGTTTTGATAACGACTACTTAAGTTTTTAGTATTTAAGAACGAAGGGGAAAATTTTCCCACAAACGGAAAATGATTTGGTTTCGTAATACCAACGTATTATAATGTGACAGTACGTAGgcccaaaataaatttaaaaacaaaggcAAGCAATATGAACAAGTCCTTGCAACGTGTAGATTACAATGTAATATTACCATTGGCATGAAGTTCGcggtatatatatatcgtgATGTTGGAAAATATGTGCCATTAATTTGTAGGCGCGTTTGatttgatcctttttttttcaagtgtacAAAACTAGTTGCCGAATCCTTACTTTTTCATGACTAGAatctcaaaaaatcataaccaTATTCAAAGGTTATTATGTTTGAATGGGTATTGTATGGCACGATTATCTCAACTTCTTTGACATTTTATCTGAACTAACACACCACAAAGGTAGTATTAGGACGGAGCCGCATGAGATTATCATTTGATTCTCGCAGGCGCTACTCTTTTGCAGATACATCTTCTACTGCTGCTAATTCCAAGAGAGAGGCTTGGGCTTGAGATGGATGAAGCCAAACCACATGTGagtttgtgtgggcagttgcccgcGCATGACTGAACTTTTCACATGATAGTGCctctcaaaaattttattatgtatttAGGGGAGAGTTACTATGAATTACCGCAAATCGACGAAATCTTTTTGGGCTCTGCTACTGGATTTGAGTTATCCTTTTGGATTCGTGGGGCAGATGGTTCTATAAACCAGCCTCAGTTTGGGGAGGCATTTGAACGAGTCATTGATACGTAGCTAAACCGAGTCAGCCAAGCTAAGTTGGGTCATGATTTCCACAACAACCTGGGTCAAAGTGGTTGAATTTGGGTAAGAACGCGAGTTAGTATCCAAACCGCGTTTCTCCAGCGACTTCTATTTTCAAATCTGTAATTGAACGGGTCCCATTACCAAAGATGACTTGTATGAATAACCCAAAAAGATAGGTCCAATGCCTTTATCATAGaactttattctttttctttctgttgaaaAATGATTAAATTCAGAAAAGAGGGACCTGGTTAATGGAAAAATGAATAGAagccttttttttctgaaaattttataaaaattgaaatatgaaaatgggGCCTGCACCTTAAAGGGGCTCAAATTAAGTTGGGAGCTACACCTATGAGTTACATCAGTAAGCATCTTCCATGGATGGCTACAAAAGGAGACAAGATAGCTTCTTATAACCTATGGGTGTGTAACTTATGCTTGAAGACTTTCGTTGATATATTAGGATCCTCTGCTTTGCACGTCTAATGGCAGATGTTCTCATCTCGCAATTAATTCAGAATTATTAAGTTACGAACCACAAATGTTAGAAAGAAATGTTAGATAGTTTCTCAACTTCTCgggatccatggatttgaggttGGCCAATATGTTGTTTTGGATCTAAGACTTGCCATTTGAAAAACTGAACAAGGACTCAATTTCTTATTCGAACTATCAGTTAGGCAATAGTATAAAGCACCTACCCACACATCATATCTAGGACATTAATGGCTACTATCCCGTCTGTAAAACTGAACAAGCTGCCTTAAACCGGCGGTTGCTGAGCGTCCCACACACGGCAAAGCACAACGAGTCTGCTTAATCTTGGcgcgcacacacatacatatatatatatatatatatatatataataagaaaaagagagagagaggaattggTAAAACCAATGAGACACCTAGGTCAGGGACTAAAACGAGACtccttgattttgattttcaaagtgTTCTTTTTGCCATCTAACCTTATTCAtatgatcattttttaaaaatgggtTGACGCAAATCatatactaagttgatcatttgttagactttaatggtgcttttataataataaaaaaactaaacgGCCTCCATtgcatgataataaaaaaatcgaCTTGAATCGTATTTtagtctttataaatataataaggtgtttatattgtatttaaaatagtttttgaaaGGTCATGGTTTTTATCCATGAcaccatacatatatatatatatatatatatatatatatgctgagGTGTGGAGGAtaattaaaacattaaaaacctATGATTTAAAACAAGCCCCACATGTGGATTAGCGGTTTATAATGCCAGAACAGCTGGCTGTATTTTTTAACACTTTTAATGATGGATTTTAAATTATTCACAGAAACATACAATTCAAATAAACACATATCTCAGATTCAAAGACCAGATCATCTCAATCCAACCAATGCCTGTCAAATCAGCTTTGTGTATGAAAAGGAGGAGATAATAgagattgaaaatttgatgaatGGGTCCAAGCCTGGATCCACAGGCTGTACATAGCTAAGCAAGGATGTATTGGGCCCGGACCCAGCAACTATGATCCGACGAGATCTGCGATTCAGGAACCCTGT
Proteins encoded in this region:
- the LOC116250153 gene encoding polyadenylate-binding protein 2-like isoform X2, translating into MAQVQLQPQQAVSTGQTVATGAAPASNGSNPFMSTSLYVGDLESNVTDSQLYDLFSQLGPVVSVRVCRDLSTRKSLGYAYVNYSNTQDAARALEVLNFTPLNGKSIRIMYSHRDPSIRKSGAANIFIKNLDKAIDHKALYDTFSVFGNILSCKVATDASGQSKGYGFVQFDSEEAAQAAIDKLNGMLLNDKQVFVGPFVRKQERENSSSKTKFNNVYVKNLSDKTSEDDLKNTFGEYGVITSVVVMRDADGKSKCFGFVNFENAEDAAKAVEALNGKKFDEKEWYVGKAQKKAERELELKSRFEQNMKDATDKYQGVNLYLKNLDDSIGDEKLRELFSEFGTITSCKVMRDPNGISRGSGFVAFSTAEEASRALMEMNGKIVVSKPLYVALAQRKEDRRARLQVNVQFAQMRPVALTPSVNPRVPIYPPGGPGLGQQIFYGQGPPAIIPPQPGFGYQQQLVPGMRPGGAPMPNFFVPLVQQGQPGQRPGGRRGGGAPMQQTQQPMPLIQQQMLPRGRVYRYPPGRNMQEVPMPGMLSVPYDMGGMPLRESGIPQPIPISALASALANASPEQQRTMLGESLYPLVEQLERDHAAKVTGMLLEMDQTEVLHLLESPDALRSKVAEAMEVLRSVAQQQQQQQQGNPPSDQLAGLSLNDSLVS
- the LOC116250153 gene encoding polyadenylate-binding protein 2-like isoform X1; the encoded protein is MAQVQLQPQQAVSTGQTVATGAAPASNGSNPFMSTSLYVGDLESNVTDSQLYDLFSQLGPVVSVRVCRDLSTRKSLGYAYVNYSNTQDAARALEVLNFTPLNGKSIRIMYSHRDPSIRKSGAANIFIKNLDKAIDHKALYDTFSVFGNILSCKVATDASGQSKGYGFVQFDSEEAAQAAIDKLNGMLLNDKQVFVGPFVRKQERENSSSKTKFNNVYVKNLSDKTSEDDLKNTFGEYGVITSVVVMRDADGKSKCFGFVNFENAEDAAKAVEALNGKKFDEKEWYVGKAQKKAERELELKSRFEQNMKDATDKYQGVNLYLKNLDDSIGDEKLRELFSEFGTITSCKVMRDPNGISRGSGFVAFSTAEEASRALMEMNGKIVVSKPLYVALAQRKEDRRARLQVNVQAQFAQMRPVALTPSVNPRVPIYPPGGPGLGQQIFYGQGPPAIIPPQPGFGYQQQLVPGMRPGGAPMPNFFVPLVQQGQPGQRPGGRRGGGAPMQQTQQPMPLIQQQMLPRGRVYRYPPGRNMQEVPMPGMLSVPYDMGGMPLRESGIPQPIPISALASALANASPEQQRTMLGESLYPLVEQLERDHAAKVTGMLLEMDQTEVLHLLESPDALRSKVAEAMEVLRSVAQQQQQQQQGNPPSDQLAGLSLNDSLVS
- the LOC116250153 gene encoding polyadenylate-binding protein 2-like isoform X4 gives rise to the protein MAQVQLQPQQAVSTGQTVATGAAPASNGSNPFMSTSLYVGDLESNVTDSQLYDLFSQLGPVVSVRVCRDLSTRKSLGYAYVNYSNTQDAARALEVLNFTPLNGKSIRIMYSHRDPSIRKSGAANIFIKNLDKAIDHKALYDTFSVFGNILSCKVATDASGQSKGYGFVQFDSEEAAQAAIDKLNGMLLNDKQVFVGPFVRKQERENSSSKTKFNNVYVKNLSDKTSEDDLKNTFGEYGVITSVVVMRDADGKSKCFGFVNFENAEDAAKAVEALNGKKFDEKEWYVGKAQKKAERELELKSRFEQNMKDATDKYQGVNLYLKNLDDSIGDEKLRELFSEFGTITSCKVMRDPNGISRGSGFVAFSTAEEASRALMEMNGKIVVSKPLYVALAQRKEDRRARLQFAQMRPVALTPSVNPRVPIYPPGGPGLGQQIFYGQGPPAIIPPQPGFGYQQQLVPGMRPGGAPMPNFFVPLVQQGQPGQRPGGRRGGGAPMQQTQQPMPLIQQQMLPRGRVYRYPPGRNMQEVPMPGMLSVPYDMGGMPLRESGIPQPIPISALASALANASPEQQRTMLGESLYPLVEQLERDHAAKVTGMLLEMDQTEVLHLLESPDALRSKVAEAMEVLRSVAQQQQQQQQGNPPSDQLAGLSLNDSLVS
- the LOC116250153 gene encoding polyadenylate-binding protein 2-like isoform X3, which produces MAQVQLQPQQAVSTGQTVATGAAPASNGSNPFMSTSLYVGDLESNVTDSQLYDLFSQLGPVVSVRVCRDLSTRKSLGYAYVNYSNTQDAARALEVLNFTPLNGKSIRIMYSHRDPSIRKSGAANIFIKNLDKAIDHKALYDTFSVFGNILSCKVATDASGQSKGYGFVQFDSEEAAQAAIDKLNGMLLNDKQVFVGPFVRKQERENSSSKTKFNNVYVKNLSDKTSEDDLKNTFGEYGVITSVVVMRDADGKSKCFGFVNFENAEDAAKAVEALNGKKFDEKEWYVGKAQKKAERELELKSRFEQNMKDATDKYQGVNLYLKNLDDSIGDEKLRELFSEFGTITSCKVMRDPNGISRGSGFVAFSTAEEASRALMEMNGKIVVSKPLYVALAQRKEDRRARLQAQFAQMRPVALTPSVNPRVPIYPPGGPGLGQQIFYGQGPPAIIPPQPGFGYQQQLVPGMRPGGAPMPNFFVPLVQQGQPGQRPGGRRGGGAPMQQTQQPMPLIQQQMLPRGRVYRYPPGRNMQEVPMPGMLSVPYDMGGMPLRESGIPQPIPISALASALANASPEQQRTMLGESLYPLVEQLERDHAAKVTGMLLEMDQTEVLHLLESPDALRSKVAEAMEVLRSVAQQQQQQQQGNPPSDQLAGLSLNDSLVS